In Gracilinanus agilis isolate LMUSP501 unplaced genomic scaffold, AgileGrace unplaced_scaffold38890, whole genome shotgun sequence, the genomic window aaggggaggtggTAGTCCCGAGCCGGCCAGGGACACATAGGATTGCagatctcatttttcagagggagaaactgaggcccaggaggtTATTTTTGAATCTGGGGCCCCTGCTCCTTCCGTTGTCTCCTAATTCattgttttcccatctgtaaaatggggacaacagcATTACAGCCATGAGCTGTTGTAGGATGCCCCAAGGAAAGAGGAGCGAATTCCTCACGTTTGGGGGTGTCCTGCAGCACCAGAGGAAGCTAGGGATGACTTATGCatcaggaaggaggaagaatgcCCAGCTTGGGAGGGAAGGAAGCTGAGTGAGAGATGCCCTGTCTTCCCACCCCCACAGCCCTCAGACCCTGGGGATACAGAGCACTGGGGAGGGTGACCCCAGAGCGCAGCCCTCACTCACTCTTTCACTGCCCCCCTTGTTTGGTCTCCTCCAGGCTGGGGAGACGCCTCCTGTCATGTAGGAGTCCCCTGGACAGGCCATGTTGTGGAGTTTAGGGGTCCTGGCACCTAGCGAGACCAACCCCACCCACTAGACCCTGCCCCAGGAAGACCCTTCTGACTGGGCGTTGGGGGGAGCAAGCCGTGGCCACCTCTGCACCCCAGTGGCTCATCCCAGAAGGAggtcctgggaggcaggtgctggGCAGTGTTGGGACGCCCCTGCCTCCTGGCAGCTTTCTGGGGAGCCAGTGGGGAACCAGTGGGAGATGAGGGAGAGCTTGGCAGCAGGCCCTGCCCCCAGGGCCATATCTCAGCTTCCCCTGTGCATTGGGCCACACCCCACCCCTGAGCACCTCTGAGCTGGCATCACTCTCACCTGCTTCCTTCTGGCTTCAGACCCCAAACCCCAAGTCTGCACACCCCATGGGGGCACTAGGGCCACCCCCACCACTCCCATGGTTCCCTCTCACCCAGAGCCCCAGCCGGAGCATCCCACAACTGGGCCAGCTGGCCGGGGTCCCCACCCTCACTGCCCCTGGGCTCAGGGCCCAAGCCAGCTCTGTCCAGCCACCCCCCCCCTTTCCTCTAATTCTCCCCAGGAAATCCTTGTTTTCTGACTTCTGGCACACTTGATACCCCCGAGACTGTCCATGGGCCCCAGCCCCGCTCACTCCTCAGCCCagcccctcttccctctccaagccTAATAGGACAGCCAGAATCAGAGGCCCTGCCCAGGATAAAGTCTAAGAAGGGCCAGAGACAAACTGGGCCCGCCCAGGACCTTGGCCCGCCAGCCCCGGCCCCACTCTTTGCCCTAGGGGTAGGGGGGTCACCTGGTCACTCCTCCTTTTAGGGACAAAGAGACAGACCAGgggtaagtgacctgcctaggacCACCCAGCAGTGAGTCGCCGCAGCCGGCTCACATTGTTTTACCCCATCTCTGCCCGTGCCCCCTGGCCCCATTCCCTGGGCCAGCATCTCAAGTCTCCAGACCTCTGGCCCGGTTTGGCCTCCCCCCAGAGGCTCCCCAGCCCCTCAGCCCGGCACGGGGTGTCCTCTGCCCATGTTCTCCAGGGGCCCATGCCCTGTGCCTCGGCAGCCTCTGCTCTCACTCCCCTCTCACCCAGTCCCTCTGCCCCTCGCCACCCCCTGGCCTCCACCTCCCTGCTAGTCACCAAACAGTTCTGATCCCAGCCTCGGCCGCCGGACCTCCggcctccctcccctgccccccatTTGGGCCCTGAAGGGCTTTTGTTCTTGAAGTTGGGAGCTGGTGGGGAGAGATGGGGCACCCAGTGCCAGGCAGTGGGGGGGCGGGCAGGACTGAGCTCATCTCTCAGCCCTGGCTGGCCTCGTGCCAGTCCCCTGGGCTGCAGCGGCCCCTGTGGAGAACAGAGGCCAGCCCCCCCTCCACCACACCCCCTGGTCCCCACCCCAATGGGGCCATCTTTTCTCTGGGCCTCGTTCCTTTGAGGAGCCAGACCTGAGGCTGCTCCCAAAGGCCCCGACCCCTCTGCCCCGGGACCATCCTCCCTGTGCCTCAGAGGAGGCTGGGGCAGACCAGGCCATTGAGGCACCCAAGCTTTgccaggatggggaaggggacACAGAGGGGGCCAGATCCAGTCCCCTCCCTGGTCTGGTGGGAGAGACAACAGGGTAAACTGAGGAGGATCGGGCCAGGGAGGCTTCCTTTAAGAGGTGGGATTTTCACCGTGACTTGAGCAAAGCAGAAAGAAAGGATGAGGAGGAGAGCCTTTGGCGCCTGGGCAGGAGCTGGAGGGGGAAGGACCCTGAGCCTGGGGAAGGGGCAGCTCTGGGTGGGCCTGGAAGGAGGGCCAGAGGTCACAGGGAGGCCTGAAGTTGTGGGCTGGCATCTATGGGGGCGGGCCCTGGCCTCAGTGGGAGGAGCCTGGCCATCCCCTCCCCGGCTTAATAGGCCACTGGAAGCTCCTTTGTGGGCAGGCGGCAGTAGCCAGCTGCCCCGGCCAGACTCAGTCTGAGAGATGCTGGCCATGAACAAGGAAAGGGGAATGGGTGAGTGTGGGGGCTCCCCCTCCTGCCAGGAGCTTGGGAAGCAGAGGGATGCCAGGGGGCTTCACCTTGGCCTGCTAGAGGGAGAGGACTTGGGGACTCCCTTGCCTGAGTCTGGGGAAGCCTGGGGGCCTGAGGGGAACTGGAGCCCAGCTACCCGAGTCCTTTCAGGGAGGAGGCAGCAGGGAATCTAGGGCTGGGGAAGGGAAAACTAGAAACCGGATGCCTGGGTCCTTGGAGGGAGACCCAGAAATTGGATCATCTGGACCTGGGAGATGGGGTGGCTGGAGGGAGAGAGGACCCTGGGGCCCCTGGAGAGAGCCGGGGACAGGAGTCTGCTCCCGATGCCCCTGGCGCCCCAGGCGGAGGGGCTCCAGGAGAGCTGGGGCAGAAACCCCTGAGGCGCCCAgggatggaggaggagaggggcTAAAGACACAGGGCACGGGGAGGACAAGGGGAGCCCTGAGCCCCCAAGTCCCTGCCTGTGCCCCAGCCCCCGTCTCCCTCCCCAGCCTCCCGCCTGACCCACAGCATGGACCTGAGGTCGATGACGCAGTCGCTGGTGGTGCTCTCGGAGGACAACGCCGCCTACTTCGCCAGCCAGGGCCCCGGGGACACGGCCCGCCGCCTCAGGACCGTCTTCGTGGGCATCCGCGAGCAGGCGCTGGGGCTGGAGCCGGCCCTGGGCCAGCTGCTGGGCGTGGCCCACCTCTTCGACCTAGACGCGGAGACTCCGGCCAACGGCTACCGCAGCCTGGTCCACACCGCCCGCTGCTGCCTGGCCCACCTGCTCCACAAGGCCCGCTATGTGGCCTCCAGCCGCAAGAGCATCTTCTTCCGTGCCGGACACAACCTGGCCGAGCTGGAGGCCTACCTGGCGGCCCTGACCCAGCTGCGGGCCCTGGCCTACTACGCCCAGCGCCTGCTGGCCGCCAACCAGCCTGGCGGCCTCTTCTTCGAGGGTGACGGGGGGCTCAGCGCCGACTTCCTCAGAGAGTACGGCACCCTCCACAAGGGCTGCTTCTACGGTCGATGCCTGGGCTTCCAGGTGAGGGGCCGGGCCGCTCGGGGCCCCTGGGGACCCAGGGTGGAGGCCAGCAGGGACAGAAAAGGAGGGGTTTAGAAGGGGAAGTACTGGGGACCACGGGTAGAGAAGTAGAGGCCCAGCCAGGGGCCCTGGGCAAACCCTTGGGGCTGTTTCTTACACACCTCCCCCCATTTCCCAAATCTCCAGAGCCCATAGCAATGACCTCTGGAGGTTTCCCTTAAGGGAGTCAGCCTGGACATCCCTTCCCTCCCCGGGTGGTCTGGGCTGGCTTGAGGGCTTTGTGAGAGGGCTTTGGCCCTGCCCGACGGCTGAGATCTGGGGCAGGTCCTCACCCTCCATCCTcccttcaaaaagaaaaagtcagCAGTTGTTTACCCCGTAAACAGGGGCCGGCGTGTGGGCAGAAGGTGCCCGGCGCCCGTAAATAGCCCACTCTGACCTTGGGGTCCCGGGACGCTCTTCGGAATGCCAGGcctgccctccctccccaggAATCCCCTGGCAGGCCCTCTGCCCTTTCTCCCACTGGGCCAGGAAGCTCAGAACAGGATCTCAGTAGGGCCTGGGCCAACTCAGGGAGAGGGGTCGAGAGACGAGCCCGGGAGTTACCTTCCCCGCCGGCTTTTTGGGTGTCTGAAGGGGGCCCACTTGCCCAGCCCCGTGCCTCTGCCCTCTcacttttctcccccttccttaGCTTCACGTCTCCTCATCTCtcaagagatggaagagagacagCTCTGCCCGCAGCACCCGCCCCACACAACGGGTGAGGCAGCACCCAGGTCCTTCCTGGCCTCAGAGGAGAGGGGCCAGGGCAGAGCTGGCCCTGGAGCTTGGTCCTCTGTCAAGCACCAGCTCAGCCTTTCAGAGGACGTGCTGACCCACACTGGGGAAAAGCGTTTCCTCCTGCGGGAGCTCCCTGTGCCAGTGAAATGGAGGGTCCAGACCCAACACGGGGATGGACTGGGCCagagagccagagctggaagagacttcccTGAGGCCCGGCAGGTCAGGCTGGCAACAGCCCCAGCCCCTCAGCTCGTCctgatcttgccatctccccggAACTCCCCATCTCCTCATCTCCTCTTGCCCCATTTCTTTCCGTAACTTC contains:
- the LOC123255076 gene encoding hormone-sensitive lipase-like yields the protein MLAMNKERGMASRLTHSMDLRSMTQSLVVLSEDNAAYFASQGPGDTARRLRTVFVGIREQALGLEPALGQLLGVAHLFDLDAETPANGYRSLVHTARCCLAHLLHKARYVASSRKSIFFRAGHNLAELEAYLAALTQLRALAYYAQRLLAANQPGGLFFEGDGGLSADFLREYGTLHKGCFYGRCLGFQFTPAIRPFLQTISIGLVSFGEHYKRNESGIGVAASSLFTGGRFAIDPELRGAEFERITQNLDVHFWKAFWNVTEIEVLSVSTAQLGKL